The sequence below is a genomic window from Alligator mississippiensis isolate rAllMis1 chromosome 16, rAllMis1, whole genome shotgun sequence.
gccccggccccggccccggccccggtccCGACCCTGCCCCGCCGGTCCCCGGCCGGTCCCCTTACCCACGAGCGCCGCCAGCAGCCGCCTGCCCCGCGGGCCGGCCTCCCGGGCGCCGTCGGAGCCCGTCGCCATCCCGCGGcaggagccgagccgagccgcgccgcgccgcgctgcGCTGCGCTAGTGCCGCGATGCGCGCGGGGCCGAGGCGGGTCCAGCCCCAGCGGCTCCGGCCGAGGATGCTCCGGGCCCCGCAGCGGGGGCGGTGCACGTgctggcggggcggggctgggcggcGCGGGCCACTCCCCTCGCCGAGGCGCTGCGGGCCCCGGCCccgaccccggccccggccccggcgggcTCGCCCCGGGCTGCACCGCGGCTGACGCagcgcggctcggctcggctcggctccgcAGTGCGCTCCGCGCCGGCCCCGGGCAGGAGGGTCCGCCCgcagccccccgccccgcgccgcacCTGACCCGCTCCCCGCGGCTCCCCTCGCCCCGCTGCCCCGAGCCCGCGCTCCCGGCCCGACACGAGCGGGCGGCCGGGCAGGGACAAGGGGCCCTGctccggggccgggccgggccgggccgggccgggcggggggcactCGCCCCGCAGCTCCGGCCCCGCGGAGCGCAGCCCATCCCGGCGCCGGCGTGCGCCCGGGGCGCTCGGCTCTGCCCGGTGCagggcggcgcggggccgggcctgGGACACAAGGAGgcgccggcagcggagccgggaGCCGGGCTGTCCGGCCCGGAGCCCCGCGAGTGCCTCGACGGCAGGGCGGGGAGGAGCGGCCGGGCCCAGCGCCGCGCCGCTTGCGGGGCTCCGCGGCCTAGAGGCGCAGCTCGCCCGCCTGGTCGCAGGACCCCGGGAGCCGGGGCAGCCCGGGCACCCCGAGCGCGCCTGTGCCCCGGCCGGCCCCTGCTCCGCGGCAGCGCGGGCAGCTCCCGCCGGGGGCTGGGCCCGGCCGGGCGTCGCGGCTCCAGCCCCGCGTGTGCGGCGTCCTGCCCCCGCGCCGCTCCCCGCCGGGCCGGCCGAGGGGGCCGTGCTCCCCTGGGCGCCACGTCCCCGCAGCCTCCCGCCCCCGCCGTCTGCGCGCCGGGCCCCTAGGGGTTAATGCCGGCCGCTCCCCGCTCCCCCGGCGCGGGGGCTGCCCCCCGCCCGCCGCCCCCCGCAGGACAAAGGCCGGGGGGGGCCGGGGCCGAGCGCGCTGCAGGGAGCCGGGGCGGCCACGAGTGCTGGCGGGGAGCcagggggccgggccgggccgggccgggccgggccgtgccgtgccgtgccgggcCGGGGGGAGTTCGCCCTCGTCCCGAGCGGACGCGGCGCAGGACGGTCCCGGCTGCGGTGAGTGCGGGCAGCGGagggcgcggggcgggcgggcgggcgaggcTGCCCCGCGGCGGGGCCGGCTGCTGCCCCGGGCACGGCGGGGCGCGCGGTTCGCAGCGGGCGGCGGGGCCGGCAGTCCAGCTCCGCGCCCGGGCACCACCGCCttgtgcccggcccggcccggggacCGAGTCGCGCGCAGCCCCGGCGTGAGCGTCCAAGCGGGCGCAGTCAAGACCCGCGCCCGCCCTGCGTGTCCGTGTCGGGCTGCCCTGGCCGTCGCGGTCCCCTGCAGCCGCATCCCTGAGCGAGCTCCTCGGAAACTTTGCTGGCCTCTTCTAACCCGAGTCCTTTcgccctgcctccctgccctccttcctCCTACACGGGCCCTGCTcagccaccccaggcagctgctctgaACCTTTGGCCGCGGGGGGGAAAACGGACCAGGCTTGAGCTGGTCTTCATGTGGCTCCCTGGCAGCTGAGCTCCTGGAGCAGCATCTTGTCAAAAGGCGTTTTGAAAGTCTAAATATGTTGTGCGCAGCTCGCctggccctctgctgcctgcaggtcgGAGGACCCCGAGGTtaaggggcatggggcagaagcCGTGCTGGCTAGCCCCGGGCAGGCTGTTGTCCCCTGGGGGTTTCGTTATACTGGTGCCATGATTCTTTCAGCCAGTCCCCCGGGGTCTGATGTTACATGGGCTGGCCTGTCATTCTTAGGGTTTACCCAGACCTTTCGAAACACAGGCGCAGTGTTTGCCACCCTCCGGTGCAGCGGGTGATTCTAATGAGACATCTTCCCCCTTTGAAGACAGACAGGCTACAGGAGCTCTGGGCTATTGAAAGGCATAGCCCTGCGGGTGCTCAGACACCAGATAATCAGTGCAGGGACCAGAGTGCAGGGGCAGTGCGAGGGGCTTGTGCAAGTGCTAGACTGGCACTGAAGATCTAGGCACCAGCGAGCTGtgtggagaaggcagcagggcagggatgggttAGGAAGCATAGTGGGTTTTGCTCCATGGAAAATGCAGCTCCTATGTGTGTGCGCAGTGGCGAGGTGACCTTCCCTGCTCGCATGCAGATCCAGAGTGTGCAGCAATTCCCAACCATGTTTCACGGTTGCTTCTGTGTCCAGAGCGAGGCCATGGGTCAGGAGAACTGTCCGGGCCCGTGCTAAGGGTTGAAATGGCGGgtgcccacagcaagcagctgcGTAGCCTGGCTTTCCTTCACCCTGGTCTGGCGTTGCTGCACCGATTAGCCAGACTCTGACTCAGCCAACAGGCGCCATGCACCCATGCCTGTCCACAGTACATGTCACAGGCATGCTGTGAGCCCCAAGTGGGTCCCCGCTCCCAAGCCAAGCAGAGCTGGCTGGGCATCCCCAGGGGAGACCAGATGCTGAAGGAAGTGACGTTGCTGAGCCAGGACCTGGTGACCTTCCTCCAGAGCCAGAGACCAGGCAGCGCTTCCGCTGGGCCACAGTGCTTTGCTGCGGGAGGTCTCACCTGTGGGATCACAGGGGAAAGGACCCTCGTGTCCCGCATGTCTCTGGTTCATAACATGCCTGGCAGACCCCCAGCACAGAGAACTGGGCTCCCCAGGCAGCCTCCCAAGACAGCCTCCTCCCCAGAGTGCAGCCACTCTGCTgcgtggtgtggtgtggtgtggtgtggtgtggtggtgCTCCCGGCAGCCAGGCCCCGCTCCGGAGGGGGCTGCATTTCAATGCCAGGAAGGCGATCCCTGTGTCTAGCACACGCCCTTTGGGAGTCCCAGCCATCCACCGCCGGGACCGAGAAGGGACTGTGTCATGTCACGATAAGCAGAGTAAACCAGGCAGCTGGGCTGCGGTAACCAGCCTCATGCTTCGGGGCAGAATCTAGATATTCGGGGCTGGACAGAGCCCACCGCTCGCACCTCACAGCACCCATAAGCTTGGCCCAGTCCCTGTGGAGACAAGCAGGACCCATCCGAGGTCTGGGGCAGTCAGCACGTGTTCTGACCACTTGCTGCTAGTGTCAGTTTGGGACAATCTGCCATTGCAGCTCCAGGCGAAAGCAGGTGTCTCCAGTTTAAATAAGGAGCAAGTCACCCCGCGCTGAAAGAGGAGAGCGGGACAGGACAGTGAcagctgagcagggggctgcagccagccccacgtgccctcagttccccagctgctgtggggaagcagcaccctgctcctgccctcctccctgtgcTGGTCCTCAAGGTCACAGAGACAGTGGAGGGGCGGGGGAGCGAGGTGGGCctggcaggcagcctgcagaggcaCCCGTGCACCTGTGTGCCAAGCTGCCAGGAAGAGCAGGAGCCCTTAGCCCAGCACCTTCTCCCAGCTCCTCCCTCTGCCGCTCTCCAGGTTAGCAACggcagcagctttgcagcttCCTGCACTTCcccaagcccagggctgcaggccaTGAACACACTGCAGAGAGGACAGGGCCAAGAGGACACGTTTGTCCCTGGCCCAGACTTCGCTGGGTCTCTGCAAGGCGCCATGGGCAGAGGAGTACAGAACTCCTCTCCCTCAGTATGTAGGTTCAGGACCCTGGTTACTGGGACGGGGGCAGCCGAGGCTAGAGAGGCCCGAGACGTGGCCAGGGCTGgccctctgctctctgccaggcTGCTGCGTGTCCCCTGGGACGAGCTTCTGTCCCCCGGACACATAGAGAGTTGTGTGTGGACAGGGATAGTCTTTGTTTGCCACCTCCAGCCCGGCACAGCTGGCTAGAGCCGCGAGATCAACACAGGATCTCAGACCCCGGGCAGGATGCCCTTGCTTCAGCATAGGGCATCCTGTGTCCGTCTCCACAGCACCGGTTGCCCAGGCGCCTGGATTAACTGTCCTCTGCCTCTTCCGCACTCACGCCGGTAATTAGCCAAGCTTCCCTAGGGCCCAACTGGCAGTCGTCTCCCCTGCCCCTGCGGGCACTGAGCCAGGCCCCGGCTCAGCCAAGCCCTTACACTTGTGCTTAGCTCtacccctctcccagctccccgTGACGGCACACGCAATGTCAGATCCTGCTCAAAGGCAAGCACGCAGCCGGCGTTTGGGGGCAAAGAAGGCCCAGAGCACAGGCTTAAGGGTTGGCGTGAGTTACGTGCTGTGCCGAATGGgccgtgctgcctgcctggacaactggggagagggggaaactcgtcagggccagggccatccCCATTCCTggcaccagctccagggaagtcCTGCTGGGGCCCACCCTGTGTGAGTGCCCGGGCAGTGCAGACACCCCCAAAAGCTCCAGGCCTCCCTTtccgccctgctccctgcaccttgCTCCGAGGCAGTTCCCACGTGCGAATGCAGGGGCAgaagcccccagccctccctctgcAGCCCAAGGAAGGAGACAAGCCGCCAGGTTTCAGAAGACActtgtgcttttttgtttttattgttttgttcCTGCAGACAGACATGCCTGGACAGAGCAGAGTCTTGTCTGGGCTGAAGCAGTGTCAGAGACAGTGGCAAAAATGCTCTCTTTCCCTGACAAACAGCAGCGTTCAGTGCAGAGGCTGACTTTTGTTaggtttctcttttgtttcttaaatgtaaaaagagcaataaaaatgttCTGCACTCGGGCTCTGGTGAGAACAGCACTGGCAGGTACTTGGCAAAGGAAACAGGGCAGAtacaaaaccaaaagaaaaggCGCAACTGAATATAACAATGGCTCCATGTATACATATTTATAGAGAGAGATAGAGCTATACTGTATATCCTGTGTACACGTATGTACATACACACTCATTGGCAGGTTGCAATCCAGGGGCAGTGTGTGCAGGGAACAGAAATAACGGACAGTCAGGAGAGATTGCAACAGTCAAAGACCTTTGGCCACAAAATTGTTGCTCTCGTCCCCTCCCCTGAAGCAGGAGACGGTGGCAGGAGaacctgcctccccaccagtccCCCACTGCTTGGCATCGTAGTTGGCACATGTGATGAgacccagggggagggcagggggcaagcaGCTTGCATTCAGTTCTGCTGGGCAGCAAGACGCCCAAAGGAGTGGAAGCCACACGACAGTCTGGAGATACCTAGCACATTCATGTTGTACGTCTGACTGGTGACAATgtgagccagggccaggcagggcgcAAGGGCTGGGAGGAGATGCAGAGCCCTGGCCGGGAAGCTACGAGGGTTCAGGGCCAGGAGGCAGACAGGGCTTTCTGGAGGCAGCTTCCCTCTGCAAATGCCTCGCTGTCCCCACTCTCCTGGGTCTGATGGTGTCTCCCGTGGCAGCGACAGTGCTGGGCACCGGTGCAGATGGCCGTGGCCAGTCTGAGCTAGAGACAGGATGCCAGGGAGCGCAGAGGGCCTGGCATCGCCCAAGGCTGACGGGCAGCACggtggggggcacaggagggcCTGGCACTCCACCCAGCCATGGGGGTCCtgtccagtgctgctgctgcctggggtagggcctggcagcaggggagaaggggccTTGGGTTGACAAGCGAACCTCCCCCACCTGTGCTGTGGTCTGGTGGGGGTCCTGGGAAGGTCCCCCCTGCGCCCAGAATACCCTGGGGTGGGAGGcacccagcttccagcctgaccCCCGATGACACAGCCCTTCTCTCCTCGGGGCCCCCGAGCTGCGCGCACAGTCGGGGCCGGAGGCTCAGCACCCCCGTGACTGCCACCTGGCAGATGGGGATGCAGAGGCCAAGGGACTTGCTCAGGCCACCCgaggagccagtggcagaggcaggcagaggaCTCAGGAGTGCCGGCTTCCCACCCCCTGTTCCTGCGCCATTCCCCCTCTCTCAGCAGTGTTTAGGAAGGGCCCCCAGAAGCCGGGACCCAGCGAGAGCCCTGGGACAGCGGGTTCGGACCCCGGTGGCTGCCATGGCAGTAAGATCTGCGAGCAGTAAAAAGCAATccactggccacagcccgtgtagagcaggggtggctgcGGGTGGGGGAGGCATCAGGACAGCCTCGCTCCAGCCGCGGGAGAAcggagcagctgcaggggacGCGGGGGCGACCCGGCGGGTCCAACTGGCAGTGTCGCGCCTTGGCAGTTACAAATGGAGCCTGGCCGGGGGCTTGGAGGAGCGCTGTGCACCACGAGCCCTGCGCTGCTCCCTGCTcggggaaggcagggagcagcctgGGTCCTGCCCGCGCCGCCCAGGCGGCCCCTCACAGCAGTGccctccctgctggcccctggccctgcctgcccccgcgAGCTCCCTTTTACTGGTGTCTGCCCGGGACTTTCCATCTGAAATTCCCAGGGAAAGACCCAGGAAGACTTGGGCTCCACGGTGGGCCCAGCCCTCAggccagaggcagtggcagcagggcacaagcCGCCCACCCCGCCTGGCTGCAAGAGCTGGCCAGGGACCAGCCCCGTTGCTTTTGCAGCCCCCATGAGCCTGAACCCTGTGGCTGGCACTGGCAgtgtccccagggctggggcagggcctggggggagaCTTACACACAGGAGGAGGATGCCAGCTGCCTCagacccccctcctcctccctggcaGCTCTTGCTAACTGAACTGcctgcagggaaactgaggcagccctggggaaggaCTGTCCACAGGGTGTCCCCTGGAGCCAGGACTGGCACTGGCACACCAGGCCTACGAGCAACCTGGCCCGTGCTCAGAccatgccaccctcccccagctcctctccaccactgcccccaggcaTGTCTGGGGCCGGCCCCCATGCTGTCCCATCACCGGTTGCTCTCAGGCCTTGCTCCGGTGAATTCCCCTGGACACAACCAGGCCCCGGGAGCTAGATCAGctgcaagggctggggctggggctggatggtcTCTGTACGACTAGTAATGCCCCTCCTGCCTGTCCTCTCCACCAGTGCCCTGATGCCCTTGGGACTGCCTCCAccatgccctggccccagccctggccccggaaCACGTGCTGCGCGGTGCGTTCCCAGGACACGGAAGCTCCCAAGGAAAGCCGGGAGCACTGGCCAGGCGCAAGGCCATGagcccctccttccctgcagacAGCCCTGGCCCACTTGCCTCTGAGAGGCACCGGAGAAGGGAGCACGCATTCCCGTGGTGCCCCCAGTGCTGCCGGGCAGCTCTCCCTGGCCACCCTGGGAATGGCAGTGAGGATGGGGCTCGCCAGGGGCCGGCCGCAGcgctcgggcaggggcaggggcaggggcaagtccGCAGCCTTCTGCACACAaggaggctggagcagcctgggGAGGGACTGGCCCATGGTGGCAGAAAGCAGCTCCCAGGGGAAGGCTGTGGAGCTCCATGGGCCCCTCGGCCTTGGATCCCTGAGCGTCCCCCCTAGGCCTCACCAAATCCTGACCCAGCAGCAAAGGCCCCCAAGCACCAGGGCCGGGGCAGGAAGGCTCCCCGCTACACCcaccgctgccctgccctgccctctccgcGCTCTCCTGCTCCCCAACCCTCTCCTCGCTCTGCCGCTGggcactgcccctgctccccgccaGGCCACAGCCTCTCCACAGGCCCTGCCCGGGGGTACTCAGACCCCTCCTGCTTCATAGCAAGAGCTGGGCAccagctgccccaggcctggcGCAGGGCGGGCTCATGGCACTCAGccgagctccccaccctgcccagcgcCCCCGCAGCAGCTCGCTGCTCTGCCCCCGCGCGGCACGCGCCTCACCACGCCCTGCTGGCACCGGGAGTCCTGGGGGGTCCGGGAGATGGAGGGGTGCTGGGCAGTTCTGGGGAGACAGACATCCTTGCTTGGGAAGCACATCGAGGGGTCACGCTGTACAGGGGCgagtggggcaggcagctacTTGGTGCCCTCGTCCGGGTTGCCTTCGCCGTCGGTCTTGCCCTCCTCCTCCGTCTTCTGGTCGTCTGTGTTGAGCcgctgctgctttttcctccgCACGCACTTGACAATCACCAGCACCAGGATCACCACGGCCAGGAAGCCGCCCACCGAGGCACCCACGATGACGGCCACCGTTGAGTCACGCTTTGGGGGCTCTGCGGGGCCAGGGGAGGCTGCGTAAGGCTGGGCGTGCAGAGACGGGGCAGCTCCGCCGGTGCTCCAGGCCCCACAGAGGGGCTACagatggcagccagggccagagctgtggGAAGCAGGGCCTGAAGACCCTGGGAGAGCCCCGCAGGGAAATCCTGCTACTTCCCAGACATGTGTGCCAGGCAAAGGGTGCCTGGGACTGCGCCACGAGCACCTGGCTCTCTCAGGTAGATGGGCGGCTGCTCAGGGCAGCTGCTTCCTTGGTGGGAAGCGCcaaagcagccagccaggagggACCCTGTGAGCTGGAGGGCTCTCGACTCCCCGCGGCCGCGCACTGACCTTCGGTGAGGACCTTCAGCTGGATGCGGCCGTGGCCCCGGTTCCGGTCCGGGGGGTTCAGCACATAGCAGTTGTAGGTGCCCTCGTCCTCGAGCTGCACATCCCGCAGGGTGAAGGACACGTCGTACTTGCTAGGGTTCCCGGTGAACTGCACCCGGTCCCCGAAGCGGTCCAGCTGCTTGTTCATGATCTTCAACCGGAACTGCAGGAActgggcagggcagagcggggcaggggggagatgcTGACAGCCTGGCccccagggcaccccaggggcaggagagaCCGTGCCGTGGctccctgcatgtgcagcatgagCGGCGTGAGCCAGCCCGGCTCGCCTGGCCTGGCAGCCCCGACACTCCCACGGGGCTCCTGCAAGCTCAGCCATGCGGGGCAATGCGAGGGGGCTCTCCCCTGCACCCGGGCCAGGGTTGGAGCAAGGGCTGCAGGCATGGCCACACAGAGGGTGACGCAGGCCTGGACTCCCGCCTGCACTTGGGCCCACTTCAGAGCCCCGTTGCACCGCTGGGCGTGCAGCGCaggcccgggtcctccctccccagcctgtccccagcctgagccctctgcCTTGTGTTCAGCCAGCGCAGCCTCTGCCAATTCCTGGGAGAGGGGCAcgttccccttcctttcctttcccttcccttcccagcacGTGTGCCCCCAGCCtggtgctcaccagctcctcGGTGCAGTTGTCGCAGACCTGGTACGTCCAGTTGAGGGAGAACTGCTTGTTCTCCACCTTGTAGCAGGAGTTGAAGGTGCAGGGGAGGCGCACGGAGGAGCCGTTGAGCGCGTTGACGGTGATGGGTGCCATGACCTccatgcccaggctggggggcgcTGCGGGCGCGGGAGCAGAGACCAACAGCAGTCAGTATTGCCAGCGCTGGAGCCTGTCCAGGTCCCCTCCCCCCGGGAGCAGGTTTGGCAAGTGGCAGGCGAAGCCCAGCATGGCGAGGGCCCAGCTGCGGGCACAAGCAGGCCCAAGTGAGCATGGGCCCTGTGGGTAGCAAGGCACCTGCTGGGGGCACTTGTGCAGGGCAGACACGTGATGGAGCGATTGCCCAGGTGAGCAGCGCCTGGACCAGGGCCGTAGGCCTAGCACAGCAGGTCCTGGCTGCCCTGAAGACACCTGGCCTGGCTCTCGGCCCCGCGCGcccgccccaccctgcctgcaaaCGCTGCTGGCTGCCACTCAGCTGCGGCTTCCCTGCTGCAATCCATCAGCTCTGCAGAGACCGGTTGCAGCATCTGCCGGGCTGGGCTCCGCGCCACGTCCGCCGGGAACTGATGGCTGCACTCATCAGATTTCATCCCGGGCAGGACGCAGCAGCGCAGTGCCCgatgggccctgccagcacctgcctccgggggctgcaggggaaatgCAGATGCTCTCCGCCctcacccacccccactgctgctggcgcACTAGCTCAGCCTGAAAGTGGAGGCCACGCTGCCAAGTGCTCCTGGGGGGGCAGAGCCGGGCTCTGCAGTGGAGCCTGCACCATGGCAGAGACCCAGGGCAGGaatgcagcagcccagcagctgggggtTCCCTCTGCCGCCcgctcccacccctctcccaccccccgcccccagcccctgccccgtcCTGCACCAGCTCGCGAGGCAGCCGCAGGGCCCCGGGGTCATGCTGGCCATGCGGGGTGCAGAGCCGTGGCTCCCCCTGCGCTCTCCTCCTCTCTGTTCCTGCCCAGTCTTCAGGGCAGCCTTCCTGCCCAGGGCCAtcgccccactgcagcagccccagccctggagatgTGTGACCGAGGGCCGGGGCAGCGGTCAAGCCaggtccctgcctgcctccttgccaggtccctgcctgcctccttgcagcttgcagctgcagcttggGGAGCTCCTCCATGCCCAGGCAGGGCCCCGCTGGCGGCTCCCCACGAGGACGCGCCATGCTGGACCGGCACAGTGACATGGAGCCAGCCTGCCCCGGGGCTATGAAGGGCCTCGTCCAtaggcagtgcagcccagcacagccaggctggcagcatgtgcaccagggcagcatggtgACAGGGGCCGCCAGGGCACGGGCATGACCTGTTTGCtaggccaggccctgctccctgcacccagggcagggtgcagctgTGCTCgccccccttgcaggctggagccctGGTGCAGCAGGTGCATTGCAGGTTCCAGGGGCACAGCCCCCGCTGGACTgggcagagctcccagctgggctgcGTGGCATCGAAACCAGGCCCGGCCTTGGCTTCtcacttccctgctgctgggtgagcGTGGGGCCCTTGGAGAGGGCTGGGGGCACAggcacctgctgcccccagacctGCGCCCAGGCCACGTCCTCTACACGCTGCGCTGACAGTCACAGGCTACAGGACACGGGCGGTGTCCCTGCTGACACCCACCGGCGCCCATGGCAGGCACAGAGGCCCTGCTGCTTTCCAGCAGGCAAGGAGTTAACTGCAGGCCCAGACCTAGCACAGGTGGGTCCcaaagcctggggctgctggcaccTTGCAAAAGGGCCTTTGCAGCTGGGGTGGGCtcagagcccaggggctggcccATGCAGGcgtggagggcaggggcaggggctgctcagtcTGTCCgtcacagctccctgctctgttTCCCGCTGGCAGCCTGGCAATTGCATGCCTGGCATCTGGCGGAGCaggccagctgctgccccagcccgcCCATCGCCGATCACTTGGGCACCAGCGCAGCTCTGGGGGCAGTGCTGGCGCGGAGCCCTGCCAGGGTGGATGCATTACTCTGGGTCCATTCGGGCAAGCTGCCATGGCTATGGGGAGACAAGCAGGCGTCTGGCCTGTCTCTCCCAGGGCTGCCTCTTCcaggaggggaaaggcagggctCCTGCATCTTGGGCTGGCAAACACCCTGTGCACGCAGCcgctctgccctgggcagctgagggcagggctggcgcgcggcagtggcaggtgggagcTGGCGTGGTTGGGCTGTGCCCCCCACACAGGGAGCGACCGCTGCTGGCTGGCAGAGAAGAGTGGGGGCCgtccaggccccagtgatcccagTGTCTCTGGAGAGGCAGAAAAGCCTGCCCAAGCCTGGCCTGGGGCATCCTTccatgggagggaaggagggggagagggtaaCCCCAAGTCCTGAGCACAGACCCCCAGCCACTGCGGCAAGGCCCTGGCAGGACTGACCACTGggctctggggctgcagcccctggccatgcCTCGGGCCAGGGTAGAGCCTGCCATGGGCCCAGACTCCCTGTGCAGTGACTGTGGCCGCCGACACGGTCGGGGCCTGCTCAGGCTGCGGTGCAGATGCTCTGAGGACCAGCTCGGGCCGTTCTGTCCAAGCAGGAGCCCCAGGGCCACCCTAGCACCACAGGCAAGCGGTTATAGTCCCGCAGCCCCCGATACCCCACAGGCTTCGCGGCCCTGCCGTGGCGGCCACAGCGGTcctggccaggccagctccaccgtggccctgggcagaggcaggacgttgcagcccagggctgtccgGAGGGGATCCGCGCCATTCCCGTGATGCGCTCGGTGTGAATGCTCGTGCCCCAGTCCGGCCACACCACACAGGCACCTTGCTCAGGGGCCACGGGTGCGCAGCggagtccagctgctgccagcagcgttGCTTTGCGCCTGCACCTTCCCAGGCGTGTTGCACCCCCGCTCGGCCCGGCCCAGTCCCCCAGGCAGGGTCATACAGCACCCCGCAGGcactccctggccctggggaCAGGATCTGCATGGGTATCTCCTCCATCCCTGACCGGCTGCAAAGAGCCGGGCAGCCCCACGGCACCGGCACCGCTGGGACGCCGCTCGCGGGCTCCATTTCCAAGTAATCGATACGCACAAAAGCTGCTGACACACTCCTGGCTCCAGGGCAGGGTACAAATGCAGGCACCGGAGCCGACATCTCCACCCcagcctgctcctccctgccccgctgGGCTCCCGCCAGGCCAGGGCAGACCTGGAGGAGGCTAAACACATGCATCACACGCGTCGGGTGCTTTGCCTTCCCCCCAAGTGCATCCAGCCCTAGGACCCGCACCCtggctcccaccccagtccctgtgAGCTCAGCCAGCCCTGGAGACCAAGGGAGAGGCAGAGGCTG
It includes:
- the SCN2B gene encoding sodium channel subunit beta-2; the protein is MGRGPWLLQPCLCLLGLSLLFSLAPPSLGMEVMAPITVNALNGSSVRLPCTFNSCYKVENKQFSLNWTYQVCDNCTEELFLQFRLKIMNKQLDRFGDRVQFTGNPSKYDVSFTLRDVQLEDEGTYNCYVLNPPDRNRGHGRIQLKVLTEEPPKRDSTVAVIVGASVGGFLAVVILVLVIVKCVRRKKQQRLNTDDQKTEEEGKTDGEGNPDEGTK